The following DNA comes from Triticum aestivum cultivar Chinese Spring chromosome 3D, IWGSC CS RefSeq v2.1, whole genome shotgun sequence.
CGTGGTTTCCTTTGTCGCCTTTCATGAGCACGGGTTCTCCGTGCCGGCGGGGAGATTCATCCGCGCCGTGCTCCACGAGTACAGCCTCGAGCTGCAGCACCTCAACCCGAATGGCATCCAGCACCTGGTGGCATTTGAGGCGATGTGCGAGGGATACCTGGGCATCGAGGCGCACTGGCATCTCTTCCGTAACTTCTTCATGCTTGTCTGCTTGAAGGACGAGCAGAGCCACAACCCGCCGACGATCGGGTGCACTGGCATCCGGCTCAAGCGGGGGAAACCCGATGGCTATCAACGGGCCCTTGACGAGCTCCAACAGCGGGTGGCGCTCAGAGTGGTTCTACCTCAAGAACGATCCCGAGTGCCCTCTGCCGGTGTTCACCGGGGGTCTTCACGACACCACCCCGGCCGCGTGGTCCGATGggccggagaagaagaagcaggcgaAGCTGCTCCATGGCTGCCCCGCGGCAGTCACGGCCCTTCAGGCCCGAGGGGTGGACCTCGCCACCGTGATTGGTGGTTACCTTGCGAGAGGGGTCGTGCCGCTACGGCGGCCCGCCCTTCGCCTGTTCGAGATGACCGCGGACCGGGCTCCCTTCGGGGAGAATTGATTTTAACCCCCCAAGCTCGCGCGCCTTTGATCTTAAGCCCCCTTGTTCGTTTGCCTTCCTCTGAAGCCCCCGACGCAGCCTAATTTTGGCTCGCTTGCCCCTCTAGCGCTGTTATCTCTGGATTTAGCGCATAAGGAAAGAATCTGGACTTAACAAATTTGTAATTGCCAAATCTGCCCTCGTCCAATTTTCCTCAAACTCACGAGACAGAGGCCCGAGGCCTGGCCCGTTTCTCATTCTATCTCCCCTCCCCTTCCTGACTCAACCTAGCCGCTAGCCGCCAGAGCCGCTGCGCCCGCCGTCCGCTGCCCTGCTCCGCCGCGTTTCTCCCCATCCGCCACCTTCCATCGCTGGCCCAAGGTAAGGCAACCTCTCCCCCCTTGTATTCTTCACAGATTTTGTGCTCTTCTTCTGGTACAATTTCTAAATCATGGAAACCTAGGTCTTGTGTGTGTGATTGGCATGGGATTTGAGTGGGAGGGGCTGGATTGACTAAGGGGTGTGATGGATCTGAAAAGGTAACATCATATTCCCCTGTTCTAATTGATGTATGCATGAGTTTTGGTGTGTGAATTTTCTGATTTTTTCTGTCTATCTGAAAATCATGTCATTTCTTATTTGGCCAAAATATTTTATGGTTTGAAAATTCGGACAAGGTACAAAGATGTGCCTTTCAAACAGAGGGGTACTTTTGTCTATTCCTATTTCAATATGTTAGTTATACACTAACAAAGTTGTTAACAATGCCAAAAGGGGTACCAGCAACAAGTAGAcagaactggggggggggggggggggttcagagGAAGGCAAACGAACAAAGGGGCTTAAGATCAAAGGCGCGCGAGCTGGGGGGGTTAAAATCAATTCTCCCCTCCCTTCGCGGGGACGGTGACGGCTGACCCCTTGCCTTCGGAGGCCGAGGTTCAGTGCCACGTGCGTCAGGCCGTCGCCGGCTGCCCAGATTGGCCGCCGGTCAACCTTCTTACAATGCTCCCAGACAGGGGCATTATCGCTCTGGTAAGCTTTTTCGCTTCCTTCTCCCCGTCTTCCTCCAGATCTCTGGTTATCCTTCATGCGCTTCGCTTGGCAGGTCAGGAGCTGGGACATCTCGCATTGCAGGTCAGGAGACGGAACCGTGCTCGCGCAGCCCGGCTCAAGGAGCTGAAGGACCGCCATGAGCGCGTGGAGGGCGGAGGAGAACGCCAAGTGCGCCCGTAACGCTGCCCGGAAGAAACGGAGAGGGGCGGGGGACAGGAATGTGTCCTCAGACGAGGACCCTGAGCCGCCGCCGGGGAGCTCTGATGAGgatgatggcgatgatgatgatgatgtcgccGCGGGGGTGTCATGAACAGGAGGAACAGTGGGGAAGACCCCATCTCCGTCCGCAAGAGCTTTCCCGGGCCCGTCGGGAGGGCCCGTCTCTGGCCCTGTGCCGCCTGAGGTCGGACGAGGCGCTGGCGCCCCCTGTGACAGGGCATCACGTCACTCCTCGCAGGGTGATCACGGCGGGGATCGAGCCCGCGTGCCCCCGGGGGACCGCCGCACACCCAGCGAGTGCAGCGCGTCGCGGCCCCGCAGCGACTGCAGCAGGAGGTCGCGGAGCCAGGGTTCCGCTTCTCCCGGGCCGCGGCCGTCTCAAGGGGACCGCCTGACGCTGCGTCCTCCGTGGGCGGTGCCTCCGCCGAACGTCGAGGAGTCAGGTTCTGTGACGCCTCCGCCGTCACCCTCCCCGTCCGCGACGGGAGGGAGCGGTTGGCGGGGATTGCGCCGAGGCTGCAGCCGCGGCGGTGGGACAAGGGCGTCCCGCCGGCGTCTGGCCCCAAGAGGTCTTCGGCGTGGTCGTCGACGCCGTTGTCGTGCGCCAAGAGACCACGTATCTTCGCGGCAGGGTGAGTGCCCCTCTTGGCTTCTGCCTTTGGTTTGCTTCGTCGTCTGACGTTTGTTGCTTCGCCTTTCAACGTCGCCACTGCCAAGGCGTTCGTTCCCGCATCGGAGAAGTCTTTGCGCCGTGCCGACCGTGGTGTTGCCGCGCCAGTTTCGGGGGCCACGCCACGACGAGCCTCGGCGTTCCCCAATGTCGGGGTTCCCCAGAAATGGGACGCGGCAACTCCGGGCACGAAGGAGGTGTTGCGAAAGAGCGACAGCTCCGGTGACAGCTTCGTCCACATCGGCGTGGTCACATCGGGGGTGCTCCGTCACCGGAGGCGGTCGATGAATACACCACGGAGCTGCGGTAGGAAATTCTTGCCCCGCCAGAGGGGGCACTTGTCGCGCCTGCAGGTCCCGTCGGCGAGGTTGCTGCTGGCGATGGCGCCGCCACCGGGGGCCCGCCGCGTGGCGGGTCCGCGAGTCCTCCTGGGGGCGCGGCCACGTCTGAGCCTGACTCGATCGAGGCCGTGCCAGCCGAGAGAATCTTCCCCACCTTCGAGACCCAGGAGTTTCCGGACCCTGAGGCCTTCCTCCAAGGTGGCCGTTCGGGGGCCACTGAGGATTCCGGTGCGGCGGATCCGGCGCCCGCG
Coding sequences within:
- the LOC123078867 gene encoding uncharacterized protein, which translates into the protein MSNWQCSTVSEAKLRALVDAGMLPCLTEAREWIKPMLEDSPRPSQGTSRATTRRRSGALASGSSGGNPMAINGPLTSSNSGWRSEWFYLKNDPECPLPVFTGGLHDTTPAAWSDGPEKKKQAKLLHGCPAAVTALQARGVDLATVIGGYLARGVVPLRRPALRLFEMTADRAPFGEN